One window from the genome of Methylomarinovum caldicuralii encodes:
- the glgX gene encoding glycogen debranching protein GlgX, protein METALTISRGRPLPLGVHGFDGGMNFAVFSRHATRMWLLLFDDPAVLEPTWCFELDPVTHRTGDIWHVYVHGARPGLTYVFQADGPFAPHEGHRFNPQRALLDPYATALTGVEHWDFAMLCDRWLEEHPGEPIPKAQYRVKGLVPSEREFDWNGDRHPKIPWSETVIYETHVRGLTIHPSSCAHYPGTYLGVIEKIPYFKELGITTLELMPVHQFNPHELDRKNPLTGEPLVNYWGYSTVAFFAPHAQYSTGRSIDAQITEFKAMVKALHEAGIEVILDVVFNHTAEGNEHGPTLNFKGLDNSIYYLLDEHDKSRYLNYSGCGNTFNCNHPVVRSYILECLRYWVTEMHVDGFRFDLASILGRDRSGKLVPNPPLLESIAEDPILGSVKLIAEAWDAGGAYQVGFFPGERWSEWNGQYRDDVRRYWRGDDGMIGPFATRLCGSADLYQHSGKTPLNSINFVTSHDGFTLNDLVSYEHKHNEANGEDNRDGTNENYTCNYGVEGPSDDPEIEAVRLRQIKNFLATLFLSRGVPMLLGGDEFRRTQRGNNNAYCQDNEISWYDWRLMKRNRQLVRFVSRLIRFRRAHPVLRKGDFYQSEEIEWFGLHGSPPDWRTGRALGAAIHPLDPEEPQLCLLFNAAPEAVSFHLPPPPPGQCWHVAVDTAAAPPEDIAAVGKEKKLRRQDQLTLIGRSLYVLVARAKAGRARRRK, encoded by the coding sequence ATGGAAACGGCCTTGACGATCAGCCGGGGGCGTCCTTTGCCGCTCGGTGTCCACGGCTTCGACGGCGGCATGAACTTCGCCGTCTTCAGCCGCCACGCCACCCGCATGTGGCTGCTGTTGTTCGACGATCCGGCGGTGCTGGAGCCCACCTGGTGCTTCGAACTGGATCCTGTCACCCATCGTACCGGCGACATCTGGCACGTCTACGTTCACGGCGCCCGCCCGGGGCTGACCTACGTATTCCAGGCCGACGGCCCCTTCGCCCCCCACGAAGGCCACCGTTTCAATCCCCAGCGCGCCCTGCTCGACCCTTACGCCACCGCCCTGACCGGCGTCGAGCATTGGGACTTTGCCATGCTTTGCGACCGCTGGCTGGAGGAGCATCCCGGCGAGCCGATCCCCAAGGCGCAGTACCGGGTCAAAGGGCTGGTCCCAAGCGAGCGGGAATTCGACTGGAACGGTGACCGTCATCCCAAGATCCCCTGGTCGGAAACCGTCATCTACGAAACCCACGTGCGCGGCCTGACCATCCACCCTTCCTCCTGCGCCCACTACCCCGGCACCTATCTGGGCGTGATCGAGAAGATTCCCTATTTCAAAGAACTGGGGATCACCACCCTGGAGCTGATGCCGGTGCATCAGTTCAACCCCCACGAACTGGACCGCAAAAACCCCCTCACCGGCGAACCGCTGGTCAACTACTGGGGTTACAGTACCGTGGCCTTCTTCGCCCCCCACGCCCAGTACAGCACCGGCCGCAGCATCGACGCCCAGATCACCGAGTTCAAGGCCATGGTCAAGGCCCTCCACGAGGCCGGCATCGAAGTCATCCTCGACGTGGTCTTCAACCACACCGCCGAGGGCAACGAACACGGCCCGACCCTCAACTTCAAGGGGCTGGACAACAGCATCTACTACCTGCTCGACGAACACGACAAAAGCCGCTATCTCAACTACTCCGGCTGCGGCAACACCTTCAACTGCAATCATCCGGTGGTGCGCAGCTACATCCTCGAATGCCTACGTTACTGGGTCACCGAGATGCACGTGGACGGCTTCCGCTTCGACCTGGCCTCGATCCTCGGACGCGACCGCAGCGGGAAGCTGGTGCCCAATCCGCCGCTGCTGGAATCCATCGCCGAGGATCCGATCCTGGGCAGCGTCAAGCTCATCGCCGAGGCCTGGGACGCGGGCGGCGCCTATCAGGTGGGCTTCTTTCCGGGCGAACGCTGGTCGGAATGGAACGGCCAATACCGCGACGACGTGCGCCGCTACTGGCGCGGCGACGACGGCATGATAGGGCCGTTCGCCACCCGCCTGTGCGGCAGCGCCGACCTGTACCAGCACAGCGGCAAGACCCCGCTCAACAGCATCAACTTCGTCACCAGCCACGACGGCTTCACTCTCAACGACCTTGTCAGCTACGAACACAAGCACAACGAGGCCAATGGCGAGGACAACCGCGACGGGACCAACGAGAATTACACCTGCAATTACGGCGTCGAGGGCCCCAGCGACGATCCCGAAATCGAGGCGGTCCGCCTGCGGCAGATCAAAAATTTCCTCGCTACCCTGTTCCTCTCCCGCGGCGTACCGATGCTGCTGGGCGGGGACGAGTTCCGCCGCACCCAACGGGGCAACAACAATGCCTACTGCCAGGACAACGAGATCTCCTGGTACGACTGGCGTCTGATGAAGCGGAACCGCCAGCTGGTGCGCTTCGTCAGCCGACTGATCCGCTTCCGCCGGGCCCACCCGGTCCTGCGCAAGGGGGATTTCTACCAATCCGAGGAAATCGAATGGTTCGGCCTCCACGGTTCACCGCCGGACTGGCGCACGGGGCGGGCCCTGGGGGCGGCGATCCATCCCCTCGATCCCGAAGAACCCCAGCTGTGCCTGCTGTTCAACGCCGCCCCGGAAGCCGTCTCTTTCCACCTCCCGCCCCCGCCGCCGGGGCAATGCTGGCACGTGGCGGTGGATACCGCGGCCGCACCACCGGAAGACATAGCCGCCGTGGGCAAGGAAAAGAAGCTCAGGAGGCAGGATCAGCTGACGTTGATCGGACGCAGTCTGTACGTGCTGGTGGCGCGGGCAAAGGCGGGGAGAGCCCGGAGGAGAAAATGA
- a CDS encoding DUF5658 family protein, with translation MIDRRRQRERRQPGWRTFWYALIRGRRRGPRRAAEQNRPHYVDYYEDHWLLLWSLGIVAACALDAILTLLILARGGIEINPLMRLLLELGTYSFFYVKYLGTSLAVIFILLHHRHRLLHRPVASFLPLLFGAYALLIGYEWWLLSA, from the coding sequence ATGATCGACCGCCGCCGCCAACGGGAACGACGCCAGCCTGGCTGGCGCACTTTCTGGTACGCCCTGATACGGGGACGGCGCCGGGGGCCACGACGTGCCGCAGAGCAAAACCGTCCCCATTATGTCGATTACTATGAAGACCACTGGCTGCTGCTGTGGAGCCTGGGGATCGTCGCCGCCTGCGCCCTCGACGCGATCCTGACGCTGCTGATCCTGGCCCGGGGCGGCATCGAGATCAATCCCTTGATGCGCCTGCTGCTCGAACTGGGCACCTATTCGTTTTTCTACGTCAAATATCTCGGCACCAGCCTGGCGGTGATTTTCATCCTGCTGCATCACCGCCATCGCCTGCTGCACCGGCCGGTGGCATCCTTCCTGCCGTTGCTGTTTGGCGCCTATGCTCTGCTGATCGGCTACGAGTGGTGGCTGCTGTCGGCCTGA
- a CDS encoding dicarboxylate/amino acid:cation symporter codes for MSNKKNHLTLWIFIAIVLGVLLGLGRPHWAVGFAVGGEIFLRLLKMLVVPLVMTSVMTGILGLGDVRRLGRPGAVSIGYYLTTTVLAVIVGIVLVNAFEPGAGAPPPDATLLESARVANKEMSLGAIVEHMVLMLVTDNVIKAMAEMQLLPLIVFSMLFAGTLTILGPRAEAVSRFIVQLNEAFLALILGIMTLAPLGIFCLVTARFGEAQLHGAFLQTLQQTGKYMGTVLMGLAFHAFVTLALLLWIFARRSPWRFLGAMSPALLTAFSTASSSATLPVTLEAAVDRGGVRPEAAEFVIPLGATINMDGTALYEAVAAIYIAQVLGVDLSLMQQVTVALTATLAAIGAAGIPEAGLVTMVIVLSAVGLPTEYIGILLSVDWLLDRFRTAVNVWGDSVGCAIVERVLPVPAQADSSHHS; via the coding sequence ATGTCGAACAAAAAGAATCATCTGACCCTGTGGATTTTCATCGCCATCGTCCTCGGGGTCCTGCTGGGGCTGGGGCGACCCCACTGGGCGGTGGGTTTTGCCGTCGGCGGGGAGATCTTTCTGCGTCTGCTGAAGATGCTGGTGGTGCCGCTGGTGATGACCAGCGTCATGACCGGGATCCTCGGTCTCGGGGACGTGCGCCGGCTGGGCAGGCCGGGCGCGGTGTCCATCGGTTATTACCTGACCACCACGGTGCTGGCGGTGATCGTCGGCATCGTTCTGGTCAATGCCTTCGAGCCCGGCGCCGGCGCCCCGCCGCCGGATGCGACGCTGTTGGAATCGGCCCGGGTGGCGAACAAGGAAATGAGCCTCGGCGCCATCGTCGAGCACATGGTGCTGATGCTGGTGACCGACAACGTGATCAAGGCGATGGCGGAGATGCAACTTCTGCCTTTGATCGTCTTTTCCATGCTGTTCGCCGGCACCCTGACCATTCTGGGTCCGAGGGCCGAAGCCGTCAGCCGCTTCATCGTCCAGCTGAACGAAGCCTTCCTGGCGCTCATCCTCGGGATCATGACGCTGGCGCCGTTGGGGATCTTCTGTCTGGTGACCGCCCGTTTCGGTGAGGCCCAGTTGCACGGCGCCTTCCTGCAGACCCTGCAGCAGACCGGCAAATACATGGGCACTGTGCTCATGGGGCTGGCCTTTCACGCCTTCGTGACGCTGGCGCTGCTGCTGTGGATCTTTGCCCGCCGCTCCCCCTGGCGCTTTCTGGGGGCGATGTCGCCGGCGTTGCTGACGGCCTTTTCCACCGCCAGTTCCTCGGCCACGCTGCCGGTGACCCTGGAGGCGGCGGTGGACCGGGGCGGGGTGCGGCCGGAGGCGGCCGAATTCGTCATTCCCCTGGGGGCGACCATCAACATGGACGGCACCGCCCTGTACGAGGCGGTGGCGGCGATCTACATCGCCCAGGTGCTGGGCGTGGATCTGAGCCTGATGCAACAGGTCACCGTGGCGCTGACCGCCACCCTGGCGGCCATCGGTGCCGCCGGCATTCCCGAGGCGGGGCTGGTGACCATGGTGATCGTGCTCAGCGCGGTGGGGCTGCCGACCGAATACATCGGCATTCTGCTGTCGGTGGACTGGCTCCTGGACCGCTTCCGCACCGCGGTCAACGTCTGGGGCGACAGCGTCGGTTGCGCCATCGTCGAGCGGGTGTTGCCGGTTCCGGCTCAGGCCGACAGCAGCCACCACTCGTAG